DNA sequence from the Desulfobacteraceae bacterium genome:
CCGCCCCGCAGAACGGATAGCGCGCACTCTGGCCGGCTTGGATGCGAAGGTTGGATGGCACCCCTGGCGGCTCCTTTGAAACCGAACTGCGGTGCGCTGGATCTACCCGTCAATCATCCAGCAGCAGCGGCAGCAGCCAAGGCATGGCCTTGGAGGGCTGTGAATTGGGATCGCTTGGGTCGGTTTGTCTTTTAAACTCTATCAGGTTTGTAAACCCGTCACCGTCGAGATCCCCATTGGCGTCGTTGACCCCTGGATTGAGGCCGTACTTCGTTTCCCAGCAATCGACCATGCCGTCCCTGTCTGCGTCGGTATCCGGTATACCGCAGCCGCACACCCCGGGTTGGGTTTTGTTGGGGTCGTTGGGGCAGTTGTCGTTGGCCACGAATATTTGGGTCGTAGCTGAGGATTCAAGGCCGTCGGAATCGGTGACCGTCAATTGGAATGTCAGCACTTCCCCGTTGACACTAACGTCCGGGGCTGTGAACGTGGGCGTTGCCGCCGTTGCGCTGGACAGGGTCACCGCCGTTCCACCCGGTTGTTGTTCCCAAAAATAAGAAACAATCGTGCCATTCGGGTCCGTTGATGCGGCGGCATCCAACGTGACGGCATCGCCTTCGTATACTTGTTGATGGGGGCCGGCATTGGCCACCGGCAGGATCTTTTGCAGGCCGGCTAATAACCAGATGGCCGCCATTTTTGCGTAGCCCGTCTCAACGGGATGGAGATTGTCCCACATATCCCCGGGAGGGGTGTAAGTGACCAGGTCGTAATCGATGCCGGCCCCATCCTCCATGTCAACGAGGATTATTTTATCGCCATTGGCGATCCGGTCGTTAGCCATATCCTCGACGTTGTCATTGAAGGTGGTGGTATCCTCGCTATAAATGTTGCGGTTGATGATGCGCGCCAGGATCACCCAAACGTTGGGGTCGTAGGCGTCAATTACGTCCAGGATGTCTTCTACGTCGTCGGAACCGTCGGGACTCGGGTCGAGCCCGTTGGTGCCGATGTGGAGCAGCACGATATCGGGTTGCCCCGCCGGGAGCCAATCCGCCAGTTTGCCATCACTGGGGTAGTTAAGATTACCGTTTACGATTTGATCGTCGCGCCAGCCGCCATGGCCTTCGTGATCCGCATCAAAACCAGGTATCCCCCAGCCATCATTCTGAGTTCCAACGAGATCCACTTCATAGCTGCGAGCAGCAAGCAGGTCCCACAAAGCCTTGCGATAGGAAACCATGTAGCTCGGATCGCCCACCCCTGAAGAGCTGCCCCGGGTGATGGAATCCCCCAGCGGCATGATGTTGATGGCGGCGTTAACCGGTGAAACTATGGCAACTCCCAGGAAAAGGCAGAGTGCCCAACTGGAGAATGAGAGGTATTTCGTTTTCATAAAGTGGTTTCCATTTCAGGTTTTGCAACAGTAGTTCGTGGTATCGGATAAGCTAAGAAATTAATTTATCCATGCAACGGCCCGAACAATACAATAATTGGGTATTTAGAGCCAGCCATTTTTGGATCCAACGCCGGGTTGGGGGCCAGGGACCGGGGTCTTGGCGGCAGGCGACTGTCGTCGATCCCCGGGTACACCAGGTGTACTCTGAACCGGGGACCCCAAAACGGCCCACAGCTCTGGTCACCCCCTGTACTTGCATCCCCGGGCGAAGGGCGCTAAAAGAGAAGCTTGAGGGCAACGGCTCCTGGTGCGGCCGCGACCATCCGAAGGTTTTCAGCTTCTTTGCGGTCCCGGTCAAGTTCAGGGGTATGGGCAGTTTTCCGGTGAGGGCCTTCGCCATCGAATAGGAGCACACCCATGCAAAGTCAGATCGCACAGGCCCTCCGTTTGCGCCACCAGCCGGTGGCGCTGATGTGGGCCGATGAGATACCCGATGGCGCCCGCCGGTTCAAGGAGGGCAAGTGGGGCTGCATCATGTGGCTGGTGGCGCATGCCGCCCGGGGCCAATCCGCCGCCTGCGACCGCAGGACGTTTGGGTGCTTCGGCGGGGGGGTCGGCATGGGCTTCGGCAACCAGTACCGGAACTTCCCCGGCGGTCAGGCCTGCTTCTGCCACTTCCTCTCATCGGGCAACGCGGCCTGGGAAACCGGCCGCCAGGTGGCCGAAAAGATAAAGCCCCACATGCGCCCCGAAGCCCATGAGGAATTTGTCAAGGGCGAAGGCTACCTCAAGTCCCCGGCGCTGGTGCAGAAATTCATCGACTGCCTGCCCATCACCGACATCCCGGCCGCCGCCGTGGTCTTCAAAGCCCTTCGGGAGGTGGACCCGGCAACCGAACCCCCGAAGGTCATCACCTTCTTCGCCGACCCCGACCAGATCTCGGCCCTGGTGGTCCTGGCCAACTACGGCCGCGGCCACAACGAAAACGTCATCATCCCGTTTGCCGCCGGTTGCCAGACCATCGGGATCTACCCCTTGCGCGAGGCGCAGTCCGAAACCCCGCGGGCCGTGGTGGGGCTTACCGACCTCTCCGCGCGGGTGGCCGTGCGCCGCCAGCTGGGCGACAACCTCCAGACCTTCAGCCTGCCGTTTGCGATGTTCCAGGAAATGGAGGGCCATGTGGCCGGATCTTTTCTCGAACGCCATACCTGGAAAGCCCTGCTGAAAGCCCGGGGGGAGCAATGACGCCTGAAAACCCCCTGGCGTGGCGGCGGCACTTGAGTACACCCGAAACGGTGCTGGCCAAAATCACCCCCGGCATGCGGATCTTCATCGGCACCGGGGTGGGCGAGCCGCGCACCCTGCTCCAGCACCTGAGGGAGTCCACGGCCCACAACCTCAAAGACCTGGAGCTGTTTCAGCTGGTCAGCCTGGGGGCCGCCATCGCCCTCAAAGCCCGGGATTGCGAAAAATATCGCCTGAAAACCTTTTTTACCGGCTGGGAGGCCAGCGCCGCCATTACCGAAGGGCTGGCCGATTTCATTCCCAGCCGCTACTACCAGATTCCCGGCATCATCCGCTCCGGCCAGATCCCCATCGATGCCGCCTTTGTCCAGATCACCCCACCCAACGAGGCCGGTTTTTGCAGCCTGGGGGTCTGCATCGATGTCGCCAAACTGGCCATCGAGCAGGCCTCGCTGGTGGTGGGCGAGATCAACCCGTGGGTGCCCCGGACCTTCGGTGACACCTTTGTCCACATCTCGGCCTTCGACCTGCTGGTGGAGGCCGGCCAGCCGCCGATCTATTTCGACCGCTGGAAACCGGACGCCGTTTACGAAAAGGTGGCCGCCAACGTGGCCGCGACCATCGAGGACGGCAGCTGCATCGGGTTTTCCATCGGCCCGCTTTACGAGGCGCTGGCCCGCCACCTGGCCCAAAAGCGCGATCTGGGCATCCACACCCCGTTTTTCTTCGACAACCTCATGGACCTGGTTCAATGCGGCGCGGTGACCAATCGCTACCAGCGGACCTATCCGGGAAAGTCCCTGACCTCCTACGCCATCGGCACCAGCGCGCTGATGGCCTGGCTGGACAACAATCCGCTGGTGGAATTCCAGTCCATCGAGCGCGTTTTCAATCCGCTGTATATCAGCCAAAACCCACGCTACGTGGCGGTCCTGCCGGCCCGCAAGGTGGACCTCTCCGGGCGCATCGCGCTGCACACCGGCCAGGGCAACGTGGGCTCCGGCCCGGGCGAGGTGGTGGACTTCTTCAACGGCGCGCTGCTCTCGGAAGGCGGGCGGACCATCTTCGCCCTGCCCAGCCGCAACCGCGGGGGCGAGCCCAACATCCTCGCCTCGGTGCGCGAGTTCCCCAACCAGTTCAGCCTGTGGGAGGCGGTCAGCATGATCGTGACCGAATACGGCATCGTCAGCCTCAACGGTCGCAGCGTGCGGGAACGCGCCCAGGCGCTGATCGACATCGCCCATCCCGATGACCGCGCGGCCCTGGTGGCGGAGGCCAAAAAACGGCGGGTGATCTACCCGGACCAGATCTACCTGGCGCAGAGTGCGCATCTCTACCCGGCCGAAATCACCGCGCAGCACACCTTCGCGGGCGGAGTGGCGGTGCGCTTCAGGGCCATCAAGCCCTCGGACGAGGAGGAGATGCGGCGCCTCTTCTACCGCTTCTCGGAAAAAACGGTGTACGCCCGCTACTTCACGCCGCTCAAGATCATGCCCCACGCCCGCATGCAGGAGTACGTCAACGTCGACTACCACCGGGTGCTGTCCATCGTCGGGGTGGTGGGCGCGCCCGGGCACGACCGGGTGATCGCCGAAGCCCGGTTTGCCCGGGAGGAGCCCAACGACCCGTATGCCGAAGTGGCCTTCGTGGTGGACGAGGACTATCAGAACATCGGGGTCGCCACCTTCATGTGCCGGATGCTGAGCCGCCTGGGGCGGGAGCGCCAACTCAAAGGCTTCACCGCGGACGTCCTCTCCCAGAACAAGAGCATGCTGCGGGTTTTCGAAAAGATCGCGGACTGCGCCCTGCAGGCCCGGCTGGTGCACGGGGTCTATCAGGTCACGCTGGAGTTCACAGCACCGGCAGCAGCCGCCGGCGATTCCCAGGCCCCCGGGCGCTGAAGGTCTTGGGTCGGGACAAGAACTGCGGCAGGATCCCATGACCCCGGCCGGCCGGGTCAAACGCCCCATCCCCGATTTTTAATTTTGACTTGAAAATAGCCAAGAAAAATGGCAGGTTAGACAGGAGATGATTTTTTGCCCGCAAACCGGACGCTGAGGGGTGGGCGTTGGCCCGGGGTGAACCGATTCGATACCCAAAATGGACAAACGCGGCATGCGGGATTATCCGAAAAATGGCATACGGCGGGTGACCGCCTCGATCGTCGGGGGCCTGCTGCTGGCGACGGGGGTTCTCATGCTCGCGTTTTGCGCCCGGGATGTGGGCGCCGGTGACCTGGATGCGGTTATCAGCGCCGGAAAGCTGCGACACCTCGGAATACCCTACGCCAACTTCGTGATCAGCCCCGACACCGGACTGGATGTCGAGCTGATCCGCTCTTTCGCCGCGCATCTGGGCGTCCAATACGAATTCGTCGCCTCCAGCTGGCCCCGGATCGTGGCCGATCTCACCGGAAAATCGGTCACAGCCCACGGCGACGATATCCAGGTCATCGCGGAGACCCCCGTGCGGGGCGACCTGATCGCCGCTGGTTTTACAATCCTGGGCTGGCGTCAAAAGATCGTCGATTTTTCCACGCCGACCTTCCCCACCGGTGTGTGGCTAATCGCCAGGGAGGATTCGGCCCTGCGGCCGATTGTCCCCTCAGGGGATATCCACCGGGATGTTCAGGCGGCCAAAGCGCTTTTGCAGGGCAAAAGCGTCCTCGGTTTGCAGGAAAGCTGCCTGGATCCCGCGCTCTACGCATTGGACCAGGTCGGGGCGCTGGTCACATTTTTCCCGGGAAACCGCAACCTGGACGAGATGATCCCGGCCGTGATGGCCGGGATGGCGGAAACGACCCTGATGGATGTGCCGGTGGCGCTGATCGCCCTGGAAAAATGGCCCG
Encoded proteins:
- a CDS encoding GNAT family N-acetyltransferase; the protein is MTPENPLAWRRHLSTPETVLAKITPGMRIFIGTGVGEPRTLLQHLRESTAHNLKDLELFQLVSLGAAIALKARDCEKYRLKTFFTGWEASAAITEGLADFIPSRYYQIPGIIRSGQIPIDAAFVQITPPNEAGFCSLGVCIDVAKLAIEQASLVVGEINPWVPRTFGDTFVHISAFDLLVEAGQPPIYFDRWKPDAVYEKVAANVAATIEDGSCIGFSIGPLYEALARHLAQKRDLGIHTPFFFDNLMDLVQCGAVTNRYQRTYPGKSLTSYAIGTSALMAWLDNNPLVEFQSIERVFNPLYISQNPRYVAVLPARKVDLSGRIALHTGQGNVGSGPGEVVDFFNGALLSEGGRTIFALPSRNRGGEPNILASVREFPNQFSLWEAVSMIVTEYGIVSLNGRSVRERAQALIDIAHPDDRAALVAEAKKRRVIYPDQIYLAQSAHLYPAEITAQHTFAGGVAVRFRAIKPSDEEEMRRLFYRFSEKTVYARYFTPLKIMPHARMQEYVNVDYHRVLSIVGVVGAPGHDRVIAEARFAREEPNDPYAEVAFVVDEDYQNIGVATFMCRMLSRLGRERQLKGFTADVLSQNKSMLRVFEKIADCALQARLVHGVYQVTLEFTAPAAAAGDSQAPGR
- a CDS encoding GDSL-type esterase/lipase family protein encodes the protein MKTKYLSFSSWALCLFLGVAIVSPVNAAINIMPLGDSITRGSSSGVGDPSYMVSYRKALWDLLAARSYEVDLVGTQNDGWGIPGFDADHEGHGGWRDDQIVNGNLNYPSDGKLADWLPAGQPDIVLLHIGTNGLDPSPDGSDDVEDILDVIDAYDPNVWVILARIINRNIYSEDTTTFNDNVEDMANDRIANGDKIILVDMEDGAGIDYDLVTYTPPGDMWDNLHPVETGYAKMAAIWLLAGLQKILPVANAGPHQQVYEGDAVTLDAAASTDPNGTIVSYFWEQQPGGTAVTLSSATAATPTFTAPDVSVNGEVLTFQLTVTDSDGLESSATTQIFVANDNCPNDPNKTQPGVCGCGIPDTDADRDGMVDCWETKYGLNPGVNDANGDLDGDGFTNLIEFKRQTDPSDPNSQPSKAMPWLLPLLLDD
- a CDS encoding transporter substrate-binding domain-containing protein, producing the protein MRDYPKNGIRRVTASIVGGLLLATGVLMLAFCARDVGAGDLDAVISAGKLRHLGIPYANFVISPDTGLDVELIRSFAAHLGVQYEFVASSWPRIVADLTGKSVTAHGDDIQVIAETPVRGDLIAAGFTILGWRQKIVDFSTPTFPTGVWLIAREDSALRPIVPSGDIHRDVQAAKALLQGKSVLGLQESCLDPALYALDQVGALVTFFPGNRNLDEMIPAVMAGMAETTLMDVPVALIALEKWPGKIKVIGPISLPQEMACAFPKSAPNLRRAFDVFFEKLKADGSYDSLVRKYYPSVFSYYGGFFKG
- a CDS encoding DUF169 domain-containing protein; the encoded protein is MQSQIAQALRLRHQPVALMWADEIPDGARRFKEGKWGCIMWLVAHAARGQSAACDRRTFGCFGGGVGMGFGNQYRNFPGGQACFCHFLSSGNAAWETGRQVAEKIKPHMRPEAHEEFVKGEGYLKSPALVQKFIDCLPITDIPAAAVVFKALREVDPATEPPKVITFFADPDQISALVVLANYGRGHNENVIIPFAAGCQTIGIYPLREAQSETPRAVVGLTDLSARVAVRRQLGDNLQTFSLPFAMFQEMEGHVAGSFLERHTWKALLKARGEQ